One region of Pogona vitticeps strain Pit_001003342236 chromosome 1, PviZW2.1, whole genome shotgun sequence genomic DNA includes:
- the LOC110078999 gene encoding peroxisomal succinyl-coenzyme A thioesterase, with amino-acid sequence MAARIRVLPSPTCLYDEPVRVTLEGLPPLREVTVRAWLEDESGERFQSTAYYRAGGQGELDLSRCAALGGGSYEGLEPMGLLWSLAPQTPWKRLSKRDVLTPFVVTYEVYEGRGGAEAASRLLGSCRSERWFLAEGVRRVAVREGRLRATLFLPPGPGPFPGLIDLYGSSGGLVEYRASLLASRGFVTLAVAYLAFEDLPALPEVIELDYFGEAVEFLQKQKQVKSTGIGVLGLSKGADLAIALATFSPAVRAAVCISGSGVNSFIPLQVKGLTIPLHPYDLRKCKTIGDSGILDFSEILDDPRDPATWPCRIPVEKSLSTFLFLSGQDDRNLQSELFCREVVQRLRESGHHVEFCSYPGAGHLLEPPYLPLCQVSIYRPLQTPVLWGGEWREHAKAQEDVWQKILAFFRQHLSDATIKSQL; translated from the exons ATGGCGGCGCGGATCCGCGTCCTGCCTTCCCCCACGTGCCTGTACGACGAGCCCGTCCGAGTGACGCTCGAGGGCCTCCCGCCGCTGCGGGAGGTGACGGTGCGAGCCTGGCTGGAAGATGAGAGCGGCGAGCGGTTCCAGTCCACGGCGTACTACCGAGCCGGCGGCCAGGGCGAGCTGGACCTCAGCCGCTGCGCCGCGCTGGGCGGCGGGAGCTACGAGGGCCTGGAGCCCATGGGCTTGCTGTGGTCCCTGGCCCCGCAGACGCCTTGGAAGCGCCTGAGCAAGCGGGACGTCCTCACCCCTTTCGTCGTCACCTACGAGGTGTACGAGGGGCGCGGCGGCGCGGAGGCCGCCAGCCGGCTCCTGGGCAGCTGCCGCAGCGAGCGGTGGTTCCTGGCCGAGGGCGTGAGGCGGGTGGCCGTGCGGGAGGGCCGGCTCAGGGCCACCCTCTTTCTGCCCCCCG GCCCTGGACCATTCCCGGGACTCATCGACCTGTATGGATCTAGTGGGGGGCTGGTGGAATACAGAGCAAGTCTTTTGGCCAGCCGAGGTTTTGTGACGCTGGCCGTTGCTTACTTAGCCTTTGAGGATCTCCCTGCTCTGCCAGAGGTCATTGAACTGGATTATTTTGGTGAGGCGGTAGAGTTcctgcagaagcagaagcag GTGAAATCTACAGGGATTGGAGTTCTTGGACTCTCTAAAGGTGCAGATCTGGCCATCGCGCTGGCCACTTTTTCACCTGCTGTCCGAGCAGCTGTTTGCATTTCTGGCTCAGGTGTTAATTCTTTTATCCCCCTGCAAGTGAAGGGGCTCACTATTCCTCTTCATCCCTATGACCTGAGGAAATGCAAGACCATTGGTGACTCTGGAATTCTGGATTTCTCAGAAATCTTGGATGACCCCAGAGATCCAGCAACCTGGCCATGCCGCATCCCTGTGGAGAAATCTCTGAGCACGTTCCTCTTCTTATCAGGACAAGATGACAGAAACTTGCAAAGTGAGCTGTTCTGCCGGGAAGTTGTCCAGCGTCTTAGGGAGAGTGGACATCATGTGGAGTTCTGCTCCTACCCTGGGGCTGGGCACCTCCTGGAGCCACCCTACTTGCCACTGTGCCAGGTTTCCATTTACAGGCCATTACAAACGCCTGTGCTTTGGGGAGGAGAATGGAGAGAACATGCAAAGGCTCAGGAAGATGTATGGCAAAAGATACTGGCCTTTTTCAGGCAACATTTGTCAGATGCTACTATAAAAAGTCAATTATAG